The DNA segment TGCGCCGCGCGCTGCAAGCGGCGGCGCTGCTCGCCTGGATTTTCTCGCTCATGGGCAAAAACGCCCTTCGTCGAAAAACAGACGTGCTCGCACGCTTGCGCCATCCGTTGCTTCAAGAAATGGCCGGAGTATAGGCTATTGCCCTGTCAATCTTTTCTTGATGTGGAACCACATCAGATGAACGCAGATGCTTGCCCACCGCTGGTGGGGACGCGGATTGAAGCCGCGCTTCTGTCGGCGTGCGTCGGCGTCCGTCGGCGGTTACCCTGGAATCCGTCAAACCAAGCCTGACACAGCACGTAGGTCTCGTCGGGCGGTGCGGGTGGTGAGCGGCCGCTAGCCGTTGTGGTCGGAGCGCTTGCTCCGGTCTTCGTCCTTGTCCGCTTCCTCCGCTCCGCTCAGGGAGCGGCGAAACTCGCGCATCCCCTGCCCGAGGCTCCTGC comes from the Armatimonadota bacterium genome and includes:
- a CDS encoding twin-arginine translocase TatA/TatE family subunit, with protein sequence MGSLGPQEIILIMVAALLLFGAKRLPELGRSLGQGMREFRRSLSGAEEADKDEDRSKRSDHNG